AATACCCTTCTTGATGCATCCGGGATCTTACGCTGCAATTCGCTCGGGCGTTTATGCCCCTGCTCGATAAACCATAACAGGCGGATTTTCCATTTGCCATAAAGCACTTCACCAACCAGGTCAAGGCCGCAATTCAGGTTTAAGGGGATTTTTCTTTCATACATACTACAAAGTTAAATCAATGTTGCAATTCGCGCAATAGGGGAAAAATTTCTCCCTATGCAATTCGATATTCCCTTATTGCCAGGAATTTATATACTTCACAACTTTGTACAAAAATAATACACAATGGAACAAACATTTAATTTCAACAATGAGTTATCGGGCAAAATCGCCCTGGTAACAGGAGGTACAAAAGGAGCCGGAAGGGCAATTGCAGAAAGGCTGCTTCAGGCAGGCGCAACAGTGGTAATTACCGCACGCAACGCACCCGGGCATGAAAACAGCAACATGCATTTTATTCCCGCCGATCTCAGTAAGCCCGAAGGCACGCAAAATGTAATCAGTGAAGTGTTATCCACTTACGGCAGGCTTGACATCCTGGTAAACAACCTGGGTTCGTCAACAACGCCAGCTGGCGGCTGTAAAGCATTATCTGATGATGATTGGGAATCCACCCTACAGGCCAACCTGCTCGCTCCGGTTCGGCTTGATCGAGGATTTTTACCGCAGATGATAGACCGTAAAGACGGAGTCATCATCCACATCGCGTCCATTCAGGGCAAGCTCCCGCTGTACGATTCTACGCTGCCTTATGCCGCCGCCAAAGCAGCACTGAGAAATTACAGCAAAAGCTTATCGAATGAAGTGACTCCTAAAGGAGTCCGCGTCCTGACGGTGTCCCCGGGATGGATCAATACCACCGCATCAACAGAATGGCTGGCAGAGATTGCACGAAATGCCAACAGTACCATCGAGGAAGCAAAAAAAGGGGTCATGGATGCCTTGGGCGGAATACCGTACGGCAGGCCTGCCCAACCTGAAGAAGTAGCGGAATTAGTGGGATTCCTCGTCTCGCCAAGAGCCAATTACCTCTCCGGGACCGAGTATGTAATCGATGGCGGCACCGTACCAACAATCTAATAACCTTTAAAATAATATTATGGATTTACCGCAAGTAATAGCCGACCTGGTCAACGCACAGAACAGCTTCGACAGTGTCGCTTATGCCAATTGTTTCTCTGAAACCGCAGTCGTGTCCGATGAAGGCAAAACACATAGCGGACGCCGCGAAATCGAAAGATGGATCGCTGAGGCAAACGAAAGATACAAATCAGTGATGAAACCCCTCGAATATACCGGGAATGGTAGTTTAGCTATTCTATCCGCCGAGGTTTCCGGTACATTTCCGGGAAGCCCCCTGGTCCTAAAATTCCATTTTGAGATCGTAGACGGGAAAATCAAATCTTTAAGTGTGACAGACTAAAATCTAAAAAGAGCGCCTGAAAATCAGGCGCTCTTTCTTTAAATATGAATTATTAATTAAAGGATATGGAAAGAATAATCTCAGCATTATAAATTAATAGTGATCAAGTAAAAATAATGCGCTGCGAAAAATGTAGCTTACACAATCCTGCAATTTGATTATATAATTTTAAAAACCATTGGTAATAAATTGGCAGTAAAACAGTATACTTCAAATTACATAAAACATCCCCGTTATGCTATAAAGTAAAGTATTGTGACAATCCGAAATTTGTAAAAAAGTTTGACGATGAAAACAATTATACTTACTAAGGTTCTGCCCGCTGCGTTCAATGGCGTGCATTACATTTCCACACTTGTCAGGGTGTATTACAGCTAATAGTTAAGCGCAAAAACCGGCAATGAACAAATCATTATTGATGTGTCCGTCACAAATTAATTGGCCAGGGTATTTCCGGCACACATTTTATAGAATTTGTTTTGCTTTGTTTAGTGGCACGAAAGTGCCGTTTTTTTTGCATTACATAATTTAAAAATGAGAATGTATCACGGAAATATCACATGGCTCGTTTTATATGTATCGCCTATCCTGAATAGGTAAATCATAAATCGGCTAGCGCTCCAGCCCATGCCCACAATGATAACAAAACAGTGCATCATCCCTATGATGA
This genomic stretch from Flavobacterium pallidum harbors:
- a CDS encoding SDR family oxidoreductase; the protein is MEQTFNFNNELSGKIALVTGGTKGAGRAIAERLLQAGATVVITARNAPGHENSNMHFIPADLSKPEGTQNVISEVLSTYGRLDILVNNLGSSTTPAGGCKALSDDDWESTLQANLLAPVRLDRGFLPQMIDRKDGVIIHIASIQGKLPLYDSTLPYAAAKAALRNYSKSLSNEVTPKGVRVLTVSPGWINTTASTEWLAEIARNANSTIEEAKKGVMDALGGIPYGRPAQPEEVAELVGFLVSPRANYLSGTEYVIDGGTVPTI
- a CDS encoding nuclear transport factor 2 family protein — protein: MDLPQVIADLVNAQNSFDSVAYANCFSETAVVSDEGKTHSGRREIERWIAEANERYKSVMKPLEYTGNGSLAILSAEVSGTFPGSPLVLKFHFEIVDGKIKSLSVTD